A portion of the Natronococcus sp. AD-5 genome contains these proteins:
- a CDS encoding ABC transporter ATP-binding protein, with product MTEEILQVRDLSTRFFTQEGQVNAVSSLDLTIERGEVFGIVGESGSGKSVTARSVMDLIEPPGEITDGEIRYRNADFAEAIADDYPNAVDGEFVNLLEVPANVRQSLRGTSFSMIFQDPESSFNPTLTVGEQLAEAVEVQRRASARPRSTRARTDSDEYSLGSLMLSTVLPSKKYVSEESRDRAIELLELVGIPDPVERADEYPHEYSGGMLQRAMIAQALAGEPDVLVADEPTTALDVTIQAQVLDLLDDLQTEIGMTILLITHNLGVIARMCDRVGVMYAGEIVERGTLADIFDEHVHPYTEGLLGSVPNLEGASGRLQPIPGNVPTLLDHDMGDRCHFADRCPKAMEDCLDHPPEFDADERGDHEIRCVLAERDYDEQRALPPDYFGGTERAAADKHADPDRTEDGVQPERAQSPVEDSGGGRL from the coding sequence ATGACAGAAGAGATACTCCAAGTACGCGATCTTTCGACGCGGTTTTTCACGCAGGAAGGACAGGTAAACGCGGTCTCGAGCCTCGACCTGACGATCGAACGCGGGGAGGTCTTCGGGATCGTCGGCGAGAGCGGCAGCGGAAAGAGCGTCACCGCCCGATCCGTCATGGACCTGATCGAACCCCCGGGTGAGATTACCGACGGCGAGATCCGGTACCGGAACGCCGACTTCGCCGAGGCCATCGCCGACGACTACCCGAACGCGGTCGACGGGGAGTTCGTGAACCTGCTCGAGGTTCCCGCGAACGTCAGGCAGTCGCTCCGCGGCACCTCGTTCAGCATGATCTTCCAGGATCCGGAGAGCAGCTTCAACCCGACGCTTACGGTCGGCGAGCAACTCGCCGAAGCCGTCGAGGTCCAGCGGCGGGCCAGCGCTCGTCCCCGGTCGACCCGCGCCCGGACCGACTCCGACGAGTACTCGCTGGGATCGTTGATGCTCTCGACGGTGTTACCGTCCAAGAAGTACGTCAGCGAGGAGAGCCGCGACCGGGCGATCGAGCTACTGGAACTGGTCGGCATCCCCGACCCCGTCGAACGGGCCGACGAGTACCCGCACGAGTACTCCGGCGGAATGCTTCAGCGGGCGATGATCGCCCAGGCGCTCGCCGGCGAACCGGACGTGCTGGTCGCCGACGAACCGACGACGGCGCTCGACGTGACCATTCAGGCGCAGGTGCTCGACCTCCTCGACGACCTTCAGACGGAGATCGGAATGACGATCCTGCTGATCACACACAACCTCGGCGTCATCGCGCGCATGTGCGACCGGGTCGGCGTGATGTACGCCGGCGAGATCGTCGAGCGAGGTACCCTCGCCGACATCTTCGACGAACACGTCCACCCTTATACCGAGGGTCTGCTCGGCTCGGTTCCCAACTTGGAGGGGGCAAGCGGCCGACTCCAGCCGATCCCGGGCAACGTTCCGACCCTCCTCGACCACGATATGGGCGATCGGTGTCACTTCGCCGATCGGTGCCCGAAGGCGATGGAGGACTGCCTCGACCACCCGCCGGAGTTCGACGCCGACGAACGTGGCGATCACGAGATCCGCTGCGTGCTCGCGGAACGGGACTACGACGAGCAGCGGGCGCTTCCGCCGGACTACTTCGGCGGAACCGAGCGGGCTGCCGCGGACAAGCACGCCGATCCGGATCGGACCGAAGACGGCGTGCAACCGGAACGAGCGCAATCCCCCGTCGAGGATTCGGGAGGTGGTAGACTGTGA